In Shinella sp. XGS7, a single genomic region encodes these proteins:
- a CDS encoding acyltransferase has translation MPPDQHKIRALEGLRGLMAWWVVLGHLTLAAGWRLPLIRRSTLAVDVFIVLSGFVIALLVAQRREAYRPYITRRAFRIFPLYLAVLAVSTVMLPLALQAWLNAPFPTLTNGNRLMLAQTATQNLPAHVLVHIPLLQGLVPPGLLPGAAWTLVGQAWSVSLEWQFYLVAPLMVWGLATPRRAVAAVAVMALAAFSSRGLTQGYLGSYIWHFGLGIATYSLVTNPEARRFYGPLALFFGAAALYRGGAWQLLPLGLWVAAATCAAGVRWVRPLSSFLSRPALVRMGELSYSTYLVHMIPMTLAVYVLNQLDLSQLTYTLLLLGTAIPATYGLSVLTFRWIEKPGMAWGAAMAGRHPPPALTATARP, from the coding sequence ATGCCGCCGGATCAGCACAAGATTCGCGCGCTGGAGGGCCTGCGAGGCCTCATGGCCTGGTGGGTTGTACTCGGGCACCTGACTCTGGCCGCAGGCTGGCGCCTGCCGCTGATTCGGCGCAGCACGCTGGCCGTCGACGTGTTCATCGTGCTGTCGGGCTTCGTGATCGCGCTGCTCGTTGCACAGCGGCGGGAGGCCTACCGGCCCTACATCACCCGCCGCGCCTTCCGCATCTTTCCGCTCTACCTGGCGGTGCTGGCCGTATCGACCGTGATGCTGCCGCTGGCCCTGCAGGCGTGGCTCAATGCGCCCTTCCCCACCCTGACCAATGGCAACCGGCTGATGCTGGCCCAGACGGCCACGCAGAACCTGCCAGCGCATGTGCTGGTGCACATCCCCCTGCTGCAGGGCTTGGTGCCTCCCGGGCTCCTGCCGGGCGCTGCCTGGACGCTGGTGGGCCAGGCGTGGAGCGTGTCCCTTGAATGGCAGTTCTACCTGGTGGCTCCGCTGATGGTGTGGGGCCTGGCCACGCCACGCCGAGCGGTGGCCGCCGTCGCCGTGATGGCTCTGGCCGCCTTCAGCAGCCGCGGCCTCACGCAGGGCTATCTGGGCTCCTACATCTGGCACTTCGGCCTGGGCATTGCCACCTACTCGCTGGTGACAAACCCCGAGGCCAGGCGCTTCTATGGGCCCCTGGCGCTCTTCTTTGGCGCTGCAGCGCTCTATCGTGGCGGGGCCTGGCAGCTCCTGCCGCTCGGGCTCTGGGTGGCTGCAGCGACCTGCGCCGCTGGGGTTCGCTGGGTGCGGCCGCTCAGTAGCTTCCTGAGCCGCCCCGCCCTGGTTCGCATGGGTGAGCTGTCGTACTCGACCTATCTGGTCCACATGATCCCGATGACCCTCGCGGTGTACGTGCTGAACCAGCTGGACCTCAGTCAGCTGACCTACACGCTCCTGCTGCTGGGCACCGCCATCCCCGCGACCTACGGCCTGTCGGTGCTCACGTTCCGCTGGATCGAGAAGCCCGGCATGGCATGGGGCGCAGCGATGGCCGGCCGGCACCCACCGCCGGCACTTACTGCGACGGCCAGGCCCTGA
- a CDS encoding recombinase family protein, with protein MTGLVYSYTRFSDPRQASGHSAERQAAYAARWAQEHGLKLDEQLTMRDEGLSAYHQRHVTSGALGVFLAAVEGGQVPPGSVLVVEGLDRLSRAEPLQAQAQLASIVNAGITVVTASDGKAYSRERLKANPMDLVYSLLVMIRAHEESDTKSKRVTASIVKLCKAWQAGTYRGKIRQGRDPKWLVETEDGWELHPERAEAVRAAVQMYMRGLSGQLIVQRLAAAGMTLTGDAMTSQHLYRQLKNPALIGKRVLSVGGEEFELEGYYPAVITDAEWQDLTAVSGDRGRRGGKSLIPHVVTGLGITYCGYCGRAMAGQNLFHKLKDRANRLSDGYRRLLCAGLSYGNGRCQHPRSRSVAPLERALMSYCSDILNLQKLYGGDRATPLRAQLAKRRSELAEIDAQLDRLMSAMLATAASETPAVFARKARELEKQREQLQGEIQTLESQISGLARKEIEGADGRWRALAKGVEELDEDARHQARQLVADTFERIVVYASGFRPADGLDVIDVVLVAKGGVSRSIRIDPTGSWIAGDEVESMER; from the coding sequence TTGACTGGGCTTGTTTACAGCTACACGCGCTTTTCTGATCCGCGCCAGGCCTCGGGGCACAGCGCCGAGCGGCAGGCCGCTTACGCGGCGCGGTGGGCTCAGGAGCATGGGCTCAAGCTGGACGAGCAGCTGACGATGCGCGATGAGGGCCTGTCGGCCTACCACCAGCGCCACGTCACATCGGGCGCCCTGGGCGTGTTCCTGGCCGCCGTGGAAGGGGGACAAGTACCGCCTGGCTCTGTGCTGGTGGTTGAAGGGCTGGACCGACTGTCGCGCGCCGAGCCGCTGCAGGCCCAGGCTCAACTGGCCTCGATTGTAAATGCGGGCATCACGGTCGTGACAGCCAGCGATGGCAAGGCCTACAGCCGCGAGCGGCTGAAAGCCAACCCCATGGACCTGGTCTACAGCCTGCTGGTGATGATCCGCGCCCACGAGGAGAGCGACACCAAGAGCAAGCGCGTGACCGCCTCCATCGTGAAGCTGTGCAAGGCCTGGCAGGCTGGCACCTACCGGGGCAAGATCCGGCAGGGCAGAGACCCCAAATGGCTGGTGGAGACGGAGGACGGCTGGGAGCTGCACCCCGAGCGAGCCGAGGCGGTGCGGGCGGCCGTGCAGATGTACATGCGAGGCCTGAGCGGCCAGCTGATCGTGCAGCGCCTGGCGGCCGCGGGCATGACCCTCACGGGCGATGCCATGACCTCGCAGCACCTCTACCGCCAGCTCAAGAACCCGGCGCTGATTGGCAAGCGAGTGCTGAGCGTGGGCGGCGAGGAGTTCGAGCTGGAGGGCTACTACCCGGCCGTGATCACGGATGCCGAATGGCAGGACCTGACGGCCGTGTCAGGCGACCGCGGCCGCCGCGGCGGCAAGAGCTTGATCCCTCATGTAGTGACCGGCCTTGGCATCACCTATTGCGGCTACTGCGGCCGCGCCATGGCCGGCCAGAACCTGTTTCACAAGCTGAAGGACCGCGCGAACCGCCTCAGCGACGGGTACAGACGTCTGCTCTGTGCCGGCCTGAGCTACGGCAATGGCCGCTGCCAGCACCCTCGCTCGCGAAGCGTTGCCCCGCTGGAGCGGGCGCTGATGAGCTACTGCTCGGACATTCTGAACCTGCAGAAGCTCTATGGGGGCGACCGCGCGACGCCACTGCGCGCTCAGCTGGCCAAGCGCCGCAGCGAGCTGGCTGAGATAGACGCCCAGCTCGACCGCCTGATGAGCGCCATGCTGGCCACCGCCGCCAGCGAGACGCCGGCGGTCTTTGCGCGGAAGGCTCGCGAGCTGGAGAAGCAGCGGGAGCAGCTGCAGGGCGAGATCCAGACACTGGAGAGCCAGATCAGCGGCCTGGCCAGGAAGGAGATCGAGGGCGCGGATGGCCGATGGCGCGCCCTGGCCAAGGGCGTGGAGGAGCTGGACGAGGATGCGCGGCACCAGGCGCGCCAGCTGGTGGCCGACACCTTCGAGCGGATCGTGGTCTATGCAAGCGGCTTCCGGCCCGCCGATGGCCTGGACGTGATTGACGTGGTGCTTGTGGCCAAGGGCGGCGTGTCACGCTCCATCCGCATCGACCCCACAGGCAGCTGGATCGCCGGCGACGAGGTGGAATCAATGGAGCGATGA